The following are encoded together in the Sinorhizobium terangae genome:
- a CDS encoding Tn3 family transposase codes for MARRTLLSEAWWNQATAIPDDERDIVKHYTLERADLDLIMRQNRAPNRLGLACVLAMLRYPGRPLADREVLPEGVLRYLARQIGVDHREIHKYFERPQTRREHLALVFERTKTRPFASSDVRALTGWLTPAAQTLRRADALAEMVVEELRRRHILLPARAALETIIHVAIRRGLRIAHRALAGGLSESQKLDLDRLLDMRAGTTVTTLAWIRAPALSPNAANLDRIAEQVQFLRSLALPANLAERIPAKLFEELASEGMRMSAQHLRDLNPERRYAVLAATILHLSRNLTDCAIDMFKKLIGALTRRADNQAAKRVTRSVRELQKPLKDVSQVCHAIIKAREAGEDVGLALERVIRWPEFVTSVEAVDTLIAPDMIDGKAELLQRYPTIRKMAPEFLSTFVFRGHAVAANLLRALSVTADLYRSSKRNIPDKAPISFAPKAWMPLILEDGKINRRAYEFCLFSELKRRLDAGDVWVEGSKRFQSFESFLIPTPTFELMREEGPLPIAVETDVEAYLQQQRMILNEGLRDLSRLAEAGELDDVELTEAGFNITPHRATFPDIAKSLKPKVEARLPAIRITDLILEVDARTGFSNAFTHLRTGRTADNRLALLTAVLADGINLGLTRMADVSPGLTMRQLAWAHDWHIREEGYSAAQAILINAQRQLPLSKMWGDGTTSSSDGQYFQAGGYGEALGDLNARYGPNPGAKFYRFTSDQYGAFYIIVMNANASEAIHVLDGLLYHGSDLAIETHYVDTGGVSDMSFALCHLLGFQLVPRLRGLKDRRLYLFPGDAAPENLEPLVGEPINVERIKANWNDILRLVTTIRSGQVRPSTLLAKLSAFPRQNGLALALRDIGRINRSIFLPQWWRNPDMRRNATIGLNKSEAQNTLPRALFFNRLGELRDRTFESQLYRASGLNLLMNAIVYWNALYLEQAFADLNRDGIATPPDVIKHIAPLGWQHISLTGDYIWTPTEGLELRPLGRETSILTA; via the coding sequence ATGGCTAGACGAACCCTTTTGAGTGAAGCGTGGTGGAACCAGGCGACAGCCATCCCGGACGACGAGAGAGACATCGTCAAGCACTACACGCTCGAACGCGCGGATCTCGACCTGATCATGCGGCAGAATAGGGCACCGAACCGACTGGGGCTTGCTTGCGTTCTGGCGATGCTTCGCTACCCCGGCCGGCCGCTGGCGGACCGTGAAGTCCTGCCGGAGGGCGTCCTGCGGTATTTGGCCCGGCAGATCGGCGTCGATCATCGTGAGATTCATAAGTATTTCGAGCGGCCGCAGACGCGACGCGAACATCTGGCCTTGGTTTTCGAGAGAACAAAGACGCGCCCGTTTGCATCCTCCGACGTGCGAGCGCTCACAGGCTGGCTGACGCCGGCGGCGCAAACCTTGCGTCGCGCCGACGCTCTCGCGGAAATGGTGGTGGAGGAACTTCGTCGCCGACATATCCTCCTGCCAGCCCGCGCGGCGTTGGAAACCATCATCCATGTCGCAATTCGGCGTGGCTTGCGCATCGCCCATCGAGCGCTCGCCGGCGGCCTTTCGGAGAGCCAGAAGCTCGATCTCGACCGGCTTCTCGACATGCGTGCGGGCACGACCGTGACCACTCTGGCATGGATCCGGGCGCCGGCACTGTCGCCGAACGCCGCCAATCTCGACAGGATCGCCGAGCAGGTGCAATTTCTCCGATCGCTGGCCCTGCCGGCGAACCTGGCAGAGCGCATTCCGGCCAAGCTTTTCGAGGAGCTTGCCTCGGAGGGGATGCGGATGAGCGCACAGCATCTGCGTGACCTCAATCCGGAACGCCGGTACGCCGTGCTGGCCGCGACAATCCTGCACCTGTCACGCAATCTGACCGATTGTGCAATCGACATGTTCAAGAAACTGATCGGCGCATTGACGCGGCGCGCCGACAATCAGGCGGCCAAGAGGGTTACCCGTTCCGTCCGGGAGCTTCAGAAACCACTGAAGGACGTCTCCCAGGTTTGCCACGCGATCATTAAAGCCAGAGAAGCGGGCGAGGACGTCGGCTTGGCGCTCGAGCGTGTCATTCGTTGGCCGGAATTCGTCACCAGCGTCGAGGCCGTCGACACGCTGATCGCCCCGGACATGATTGATGGCAAGGCCGAGTTGCTCCAGCGCTATCCGACCATCCGCAAAATGGCACCGGAATTCCTGTCGACCTTCGTGTTCCGCGGCCATGCCGTCGCGGCGAACCTCCTACGCGCCCTTTCGGTGACCGCCGATCTTTATCGCTCCAGTAAACGCAACATACCGGACAAGGCCCCCATATCCTTCGCCCCGAAGGCTTGGATGCCGCTGATCCTTGAGGACGGCAAGATCAACCGCAGGGCCTACGAATTCTGCCTCTTCAGCGAGTTGAAGCGCAGGCTCGATGCCGGCGATGTCTGGGTCGAGGGATCGAAGCGCTTCCAGTCATTCGAAAGCTTCCTCATCCCTACGCCGACATTCGAGCTGATGCGCGAGGAAGGACCGCTCCCGATCGCCGTCGAAACCGACGTCGAAGCCTATCTGCAACAGCAGCGCATGATCTTGAACGAGGGGCTGCGCGACCTTTCCCGCCTGGCGGAAGCGGGCGAACTTGACGATGTCGAATTGACCGAGGCCGGTTTCAACATCACGCCGCACAGAGCCACCTTCCCGGACATCGCCAAATCGCTGAAGCCGAAAGTGGAAGCCCGATTGCCTGCCATCCGGATTACCGACCTGATCCTCGAGGTCGATGCGCGGACGGGCTTTTCGAACGCTTTCACGCATCTGCGCACCGGCCGAACCGCCGACAACAGGCTTGCACTGCTCACCGCGGTTCTGGCCGATGGCATCAATCTTGGTCTGACCAGAATGGCCGACGTCTCCCCCGGCCTGACGATGCGGCAGCTTGCCTGGGCCCACGACTGGCATATCCGCGAGGAGGGTTACTCTGCCGCCCAAGCCATTCTGATCAACGCCCAGAGGCAGTTGCCGCTTTCGAAAATGTGGGGGGATGGAACGACGTCGTCCTCGGACGGGCAGTATTTCCAGGCCGGCGGCTACGGCGAGGCGCTCGGTGATCTCAATGCCCGCTACGGCCCCAATCCCGGTGCCAAATTCTACCGGTTCACCTCCGACCAATATGGCGCTTTCTACATCATCGTCATGAACGCCAATGCGAGCGAGGCCATCCATGTCCTCGACGGTCTCCTTTATCATGGCAGCGATCTCGCCATCGAAACCCACTACGTCGACACCGGCGGGGTCAGCGACATGAGCTTTGCGCTCTGCCATCTCCTCGGTTTCCAGCTCGTCCCGCGGCTGCGCGGTCTCAAGGATCGTAGGCTCTATCTTTTCCCCGGCGACGCAGCGCCAGAAAACCTCGAACCTCTTGTCGGCGAGCCCATCAACGTCGAGCGAATCAAAGCGAACTGGAACGATATCCTTCGTCTCGTAACGACGATCCGTTCCGGACAGGTCCGGCCCTCAACCCTGTTGGCGAAGCTCTCCGCTTTCCCGCGACAAAACGGACTGGCGTTAGCGTTGCGCGACATCGGCCGCATCAACCGTTCGATCTTCCTGCCGCAATGGTGGCGGAACCCCGACATGCGCCGGAACGCCACCATCGGGCTCAACAAGAGCGAAGCCCAGAACACCCTGCCGCGCGCGCTCTTCTTCAACCGTCTAGGCGAGTTGCGGGACCGGACCTTCGAGAGTCAACTCTATCGGGCATCCGGGCTGAACCTGCTGATGAATGCGATCGTCTACTGGAACGCGCTCTACCTGGAACAGGCATTCGCCGATCTCAACCGTGACGGAATCGCCACCCCGCCGGATGTGATCAAACACATTGCTCCCCTCGGATGGCAGCACATCAGCCTCACCGGCGATTACATCTGGACCCCGACCGAAGGCCTCGAACTCCGACCCCTGGGGCGAGAAACGTCCATCCTCACCGCATGA
- a CDS encoding recombinase family protein produces the protein MPAIGYARVSTDAQDMTLQRDALAKAGCTKIFEDIASGAKAERPGLIEALGYLRDGDVLVVWKFDRLGRSLPHLIETVTSLQARGIGLRSLTENIDTTTSGGKLVFAIFGALAEFERDVIRERTAAGLKAAAARGRKAGRKPVVTPDKLARAKVLIDQGLTVREAAARLRIGKTALYAALR, from the coding sequence ATGCCCGCCATTGGCTATGCGCGCGTCTCGACCGACGCCCAAGACATGACCCTGCAGCGCGACGCCCTGGCCAAGGCCGGGTGCACCAAGATTTTCGAAGACATCGCTTCCGGCGCCAAGGCCGAACGGCCCGGTTTAATTGAGGCTCTTGGTTACCTCCGCGACGGTGACGTGCTCGTGGTATGGAAATTCGACCGGCTCGGGCGCTCCCTGCCGCATCTCATTGAAACCGTCACCAGCCTGCAGGCGCGCGGCATTGGACTGCGGTCGCTGACCGAGAACATTGACACCACGACATCCGGCGGCAAGCTCGTTTTTGCGATCTTCGGCGCGCTCGCCGAATTCGAGCGCGATGTTATCCGCGAACGAACGGCAGCTGGACTCAAGGCGGCGGCTGCACGTGGTCGAAAGGCCGGCCGCAAGCCGGTCGTCACGCCGGACAAGCTCGCCCGGGCTAAAGTTCTCATCGATCAAGGCCTGACAGTGAGGGAGGCGGCGGCACGCCTCAGGATCGGAAAGACTGCCTTATATGCGGCGCTGCGCTAA
- a CDS encoding calcium-binding protein — MAVSISMLGDIDQLDGGEGNDTVTFQDLSTSVFVDLVLNQGEVRTSDTFSASTSSDRLIATLIGVENVIGTKFDDRLFGNDAANTLSGNAGDDVLDGRSGNDTLSGGLGDDTLLGYLGNDILEGGHGADRLEGGAGNDTYVFTRGDGNDGILEVDGQGTDSLRLKGIVPSEVSLARAGNDLLITVGGGEGGTLRLVAATASYRHFDQYGIEEIVFDDGTKWDTAFLRQWSIYDSATDGDDTLIGTDASGKFGGGKGNDTLDGGRGNDTYYYSRGDGNDTITEGTNSGNADQLILVDINAADVTLVRNGNHVTLAIAESAAGVGDAGSILIKEALNDFYDQGIDKIVFTDGAVWTRNELRLMLLDQVMTAGDDTIAGFNVADFINAGAGNDTVNAGDGNDIITGGLGNDTIDGGRGIDTYYYSRGDGNDTITEGTNSGNADQLILVDINAADVTLVRNGNHVTLAIAESAAGVGDAGSILIKEALNDFYDQGIDKIVFTDGAVRTRNELRLMLLDQVMTAGDDTIAGFNVADLINAGAGNDTVNAGDGNDIITGGLGNDTIDGGRGIDTYYYSRGDGNDTITEGTNSGNADQLILVDINPADVTLVRNGNHVTLAIAESAAGVGDAGSILIKEALDDFYDQGVDKIVFAGGTTWTRADMRGLLLSQASTSGNDTIVGFNAADTIAGGLGDDTLTGGAGNDAFVFRPGFGLDTITDFKAGSGAGDVLEFQNTLFANFESVLAAAAQAGSDTVITFDAANTITLKNVTLANLHADDVRFVA; from the coding sequence TTGGCTGTCAGCATCTCCATGCTCGGTGACATTGATCAGCTTGATGGTGGCGAAGGAAACGACACTGTTACCTTCCAAGATCTCTCTACTTCGGTCTTTGTAGATCTCGTGCTCAACCAGGGTGAGGTCAGGACGTCGGATACGTTCTCAGCTTCTACCAGCAGCGACAGGCTAATTGCCACCCTGATCGGCGTCGAAAACGTGATTGGTACCAAGTTCGATGACCGCCTCTTCGGCAATGATGCGGCAAACACGCTTTCTGGCAATGCAGGCGACGACGTTCTCGATGGCCGGTCTGGCAACGATACGCTCTCCGGCGGCCTCGGCGATGACACTCTGTTGGGCTATCTTGGCAACGACATCTTGGAAGGTGGCCATGGCGCCGACCGGCTGGAAGGCGGAGCAGGAAACGATACCTATGTGTTCACCCGCGGTGACGGCAATGACGGGATTTTAGAGGTTGATGGCCAAGGGACCGACAGCCTGCGGCTGAAAGGTATTGTGCCATCGGAAGTCTCGCTCGCTCGCGCCGGCAACGATTTACTGATTACTGTCGGGGGCGGTGAAGGCGGGACGTTGCGGCTGGTTGCTGCGACAGCCTCGTACCGGCATTTCGATCAGTATGGCATCGAGGAGATTGTCTTCGATGATGGGACGAAATGGGACACTGCCTTCCTGCGTCAATGGTCGATCTACGACTCGGCGACGGATGGAGATGATACGCTTATAGGCACAGATGCGTCGGGCAAATTTGGGGGCGGGAAAGGGAATGATACCCTCGACGGTGGTCGTGGCAACGACACCTACTATTACAGCCGCGGCGACGGCAACGACACCATCACCGAGGGGACCAACAGCGGCAATGCCGACCAGCTCATCCTCGTCGATATCAACGCCGCCGACGTGACGCTGGTCCGCAACGGAAACCACGTCACCCTCGCCATCGCCGAGAGTGCGGCGGGCGTCGGAGATGCAGGCTCCATCCTCATCAAGGAAGCCCTCAACGACTTTTACGATCAGGGCATCGACAAGATCGTCTTCACCGATGGCGCCGTCTGGACCCGGAACGAGCTCAGGCTCATGCTGCTCGACCAGGTCATGACGGCTGGCGACGACACCATCGCCGGCTTCAATGTCGCTGATTTCATCAATGCGGGCGCTGGCAACGATACCGTCAATGCTGGCGACGGAAACGACATCATCACCGGCGGCCTCGGCAACGACACCATCGACGGCGGACGTGGTATCGACACCTACTATTACAGCCGCGGCGACGGCAACGACACCATCACCGAGGGGACCAACAGCGGCAATGCCGACCAGCTCATCCTCGTCGATATCAACGCCGCCGACGTGACGCTGGTCCGCAACGGAAACCACGTCACCCTCGCCATCGCCGAGAGTGCGGCGGGCGTCGGAGATGCAGGCTCCATCCTCATCAAGGAAGCCCTCAACGACTTTTACGATCAGGGCATCGACAAGATCGTCTTCACCGATGGCGCCGTCAGGACCCGGAACGAGCTCAGGCTCATGCTGCTCGACCAGGTCATGACGGCTGGCGACGACACCATCGCCGGCTTCAATGTCGCTGATCTCATCAATGCGGGCGCTGGCAACGATACCGTCAATGCTGGCGACGGAAACGACATCATCACCGGCGGCCTCGGCAACGACACCATCGACGGCGGACGTGGTATCGACACCTACTATTACAGCCGCGGCGACGGCAACGACACCATCACCGAGGGGACCAACAGCGGCAATGCCGACCAGCTCATCCTCGTCGATATCAACCCCGCCGACGTGACGCTGGTCCGCAACGGAAACCACGTCACCCTCGCCATCGCCGAGAGTGCGGCGGGCGTCGGAGATGCAGGCTCCATCCTCATCAAGGAAGCCCTCGACGACTTCTACGATCAGGGCGTCGACAAGATCGTCTTTGCCGGCGGCACCACCTGGACGCGGGCGGACATGCGAGGGCTGCTGCTTTCACAGGCTTCGACGTCCGGAAACGATACGATCGTTGGGTTCAACGCCGCCGACACGATCGCAGGAGGCCTGGGCGACGACACACTGACCGGCGGGGCCGGTAACGATGCCTTCGTCTTCCGGCCGGGCTTTGGTCTCGACACGATAACCGACTTCAAAGCTGGCTCGGGGGCGGGCGACGTTCTTGAGTTCCAAAACACGCTCTTCGCCAACTTCGAATCCGTCCTTGCCGCGGCAGCGCAGGCGGGCTCCGACACTGTGATCACCTTCGACGCGGCCAATACGATTACGTTGAAGAACGTCACCTTGGCGAACCTGCATGCCGACGATGTCCGCTTCGTTGCTTGA
- a CDS encoding type I secretion system permease/ATPase, with translation MTDGRRSLVAAALRQTRKAFIGVAALSAVTNLLMLTGPLFMMQVYDRVLASRSVPTLVALSILAIALYLFLGLLEVIRSRILTQIGHRLEEELGGPTFDTVLKLPLRMSKKEAIAQPLRDLDQVRQFMSGQGPVAICDMPWLPVYLAILFLFHSFLGWITVAGAVILLALTLVSEVTLRQPMQRLAQLGGNRSEFIEAGRRNAEALHAMGMSGAYAARWHEMNAGYVDVQRRTSDASSGFAAASKIFRLALQSAVLALGAWLAIYQLASPGAMIASSILTSRALAPIEQAVAQWRGFVNARQARRRLESVLDKFSEDRQPMPLPAPRQTLDAAGLVVAAPGSNAAIVRDVSFKLAAGQGVGIIGPSGSGKSTLARALVGVWPPARGTIRLDGAELGQWEPESLGPSIGYLPQGVDLFDGTIAENISRFAKDVDPAAIIEAAEQAGVHQLILSMPEGYDTRIGAAGAILSAGQRQRIGLARALYGKPFLLVLDEPNASLDAEGEAALTNAILAARKTGAIVVVIAHRPNALAAVDQVLVMAEGRAVAFGPRDEVLRKTTVRAVSETA, from the coding sequence ATGACGGACGGGCGGCGATCGCTGGTCGCCGCCGCTCTTCGCCAAACCCGCAAGGCATTTATCGGGGTGGCGGCGCTCAGCGCCGTCACCAATCTTTTGATGCTGACCGGACCGCTGTTCATGATGCAGGTCTATGACCGGGTGCTCGCCAGCCGCAGCGTGCCGACGCTGGTGGCACTGTCGATCCTGGCGATCGCCCTCTATCTGTTTCTCGGACTGCTGGAAGTCATCCGCTCGCGCATCCTCACCCAGATCGGCCATCGGCTGGAGGAGGAGCTGGGCGGCCCGACCTTCGACACCGTTTTGAAGCTGCCGCTCCGGATGTCGAAGAAGGAGGCGATCGCGCAGCCGCTCCGCGATCTCGACCAGGTGCGCCAGTTCATGAGCGGGCAAGGCCCGGTCGCCATCTGCGACATGCCGTGGCTGCCGGTCTACCTCGCCATCCTGTTCCTTTTCCATTCTTTTCTCGGCTGGATCACTGTCGCTGGCGCCGTCATCCTGCTTGCCTTGACGCTCGTCAGCGAGGTGACGCTGCGGCAGCCGATGCAGCGTCTCGCCCAGCTCGGAGGAAACCGCAGCGAGTTCATCGAGGCCGGCCGAAGGAATGCCGAGGCGCTGCATGCGATGGGGATGAGCGGCGCCTATGCCGCGCGCTGGCATGAGATGAACGCCGGCTATGTCGACGTACAGAGACGCACCAGCGACGCCAGCAGCGGCTTCGCGGCCGCGTCGAAGATCTTCCGCTTGGCGTTGCAGTCGGCGGTGCTCGCGCTCGGGGCGTGGCTGGCGATCTACCAACTGGCGTCGCCGGGGGCGATGATCGCCTCGTCGATCCTGACCTCGCGGGCGCTCGCGCCGATCGAGCAGGCGGTCGCGCAATGGCGCGGGTTCGTCAACGCGCGGCAGGCGCGCCGCCGCCTCGAGAGCGTGCTCGACAAGTTCTCCGAGGACCGCCAGCCGATGCCTCTGCCGGCGCCGCGGCAAACCTTGGACGCGGCCGGGCTCGTCGTCGCCGCGCCCGGCAGCAATGCAGCCATTGTTCGCGATGTCTCCTTCAAGCTCGCCGCGGGCCAGGGCGTCGGCATTATCGGCCCGAGCGGCTCCGGAAAGTCGACCCTGGCCCGTGCCTTGGTCGGTGTCTGGCCGCCCGCCCGCGGCACGATCCGCCTCGACGGGGCCGAGCTCGGCCAATGGGAGCCAGAATCGCTTGGGCCTTCGATCGGCTACCTACCGCAAGGCGTCGACCTGTTCGACGGCACGATCGCCGAAAACATCAGCCGCTTCGCCAAGGATGTGGACCCCGCCGCGATCATCGAAGCGGCCGAGCAAGCCGGCGTGCATCAGCTGATCCTGTCGATGCCGGAAGGCTACGACACCCGGATCGGTGCTGCCGGCGCCATCCTGTCGGCCGGCCAGCGCCAGCGCATCGGCCTCGCCCGGGCGCTCTACGGCAAGCCGTTCCTGCTGGTGCTCGATGAACCGAATGCCAGCCTCGACGCGGAAGGCGAGGCGGCGCTGACCAATGCCATCCTCGCGGCCCGCAAGACCGGCGCGATCGTCGTCGTCATCGCTCACCGGCCGAATGCCCTGGCCGCCGTCGATCAGGTCCTCGTCATGGCCGAGGGACGAGCCGTCGCCTTCGGCCCGCGCGACGAGGTGCTGCGCAAGACCACCGTCCGCGCCGTGTCGGAGACCGCATGA
- a CDS encoding HlyD family type I secretion periplasmic adaptor subunit, with the protein MSTKAESRAAKAISRYMLIAGVSVAALVFGVGGWAATSNLSGAVLGAGTVVVEGNVKRIQHRDGGIVGEIRVRDGQQVKAGELLIRLDDTVTRANLAVITKQIDQLQARAMRLTAERDEAAEPAPSKELQARLGDPEVAAYVAAERALFHARKRTIDGQKAQLSQRVHQLAQEADGLTARRDAKDDELKLIDEELEGIASLHAKGLMPFSRLAELKRMKAQLSGERGQLTAEIARTATQTTETELQILQLDQNRRSEVLTELRDVDNKLAELTEQRVAAEDQLKRIDILSPQNGIVHELAVHTVGGVIAAGETVMQIVPVNDSLVVDAKIQPADIDQLHLGQKATLRLSAFNQRTTPEIVGEIQTIAANLSTNPQTGEAWYTARIRISAAELRKLGSLALHAGMPVEAFIQTGERTALSYLVKPLADQIARAMREE; encoded by the coding sequence ATGAGCACCAAAGCAGAAAGCCGCGCCGCAAAGGCCATCTCCCGCTACATGCTGATCGCCGGCGTCTCGGTCGCGGCGCTGGTCTTCGGCGTCGGCGGCTGGGCGGCGACCAGCAATCTCTCAGGCGCCGTCCTTGGAGCCGGGACCGTTGTCGTCGAGGGCAACGTCAAGCGCATCCAGCACCGTGACGGCGGCATTGTCGGCGAGATTCGGGTACGCGACGGCCAACAGGTGAAGGCCGGCGAATTGCTGATCCGGCTCGACGATACCGTCACCCGCGCCAACCTGGCGGTCATCACCAAGCAGATCGACCAGTTGCAGGCGCGCGCCATGCGGCTGACCGCCGAGCGCGACGAGGCGGCGGAACCGGCGCCGTCGAAGGAACTGCAGGCAAGACTCGGCGATCCCGAGGTCGCCGCCTATGTCGCCGCGGAAAGGGCGCTGTTCCACGCCCGCAAGCGCACGATCGACGGCCAGAAGGCGCAACTCAGCCAGCGGGTGCATCAACTGGCGCAGGAAGCCGACGGACTGACGGCCCGCCGCGACGCCAAGGACGACGAATTGAAGCTGATCGACGAGGAGCTGGAGGGCATCGCCAGCCTGCACGCGAAGGGGCTGATGCCGTTCTCGCGGCTAGCCGAGCTCAAGCGGATGAAGGCGCAATTGTCAGGTGAGCGAGGGCAACTGACGGCCGAGATCGCCCGCACCGCGACACAGACGACCGAAACCGAGCTTCAGATCCTGCAACTCGACCAGAACCGCCGCTCCGAGGTGCTGACGGAACTGCGTGACGTCGACAACAAGCTGGCGGAACTCACCGAGCAGCGGGTCGCCGCCGAGGATCAATTGAAGCGCATCGATATCCTGTCGCCGCAAAACGGCATCGTGCACGAGCTGGCCGTGCACACGGTCGGCGGCGTCATTGCCGCCGGCGAAACCGTCATGCAGATCGTGCCCGTCAACGACAGCCTCGTCGTCGACGCCAAGATCCAGCCGGCCGACATCGACCAACTGCATCTCGGGCAGAAGGCGACCTTGCGCTTATCCGCCTTCAATCAGCGCACGACGCCGGAAATCGTCGGCGAAATCCAGACGATCGCCGCGAATCTCAGCACAAACCCGCAGACCGGCGAGGCGTGGTACACCGCGCGCATCCGGATTTCCGCGGCGGAGCTCCGGAAGCTCGGCAGCCTCGCCCTGCACGCTGGCATGCCGGTCGAGGCGTTCATCCAGACCGGCGAGCGCACGGCGCTTTCCTACCTCGTCAAACCGCTCGCTGATCAGATCGCCCGCGCGATGCGAGAGGAATAG
- a CDS encoding helix-turn-helix domain-containing protein: MSKESGSGDNPPEVPAWPAHLERRRWPREPTDRRERQAVTQPGLVPSHFSTLGLPPAEQFDAWRQHMAPLIDVRQPDGMFPDDGFPAEQVGWHLGDLLFVQQRTPGFSYERSRAMLRSSPIDHWSVGLFRSGRAWTEVDRHVAETGPGELLFRSLGYPYRGRMTESVAVLLFMPFELLADDASKLEGANNSVLSGGLAGLLVNYINGIESNLSTITAPEVPRIVRTMRDMIVACAASVTRPDATGSPVNIGMMERAHRYIHQNLHSGDLTPDAICRALGISRTRLYQLFEPSGGVLNYIRRRRLLQAHAALSDPTNKRPISEIAEAAGFDVAANFTRAFNHEFGANPRDIRKMAATEQHVAPLALSERQGGATIGDWLKSIQG; this comes from the coding sequence ATGAGTAAGGAGTCCGGATCAGGGGATAATCCACCCGAAGTTCCCGCCTGGCCCGCCCATTTGGAGCGGCGCCGGTGGCCCCGCGAACCCACGGATCGGAGGGAGCGCCAGGCCGTCACCCAGCCCGGGCTGGTGCCTTCGCATTTCTCCACGCTCGGATTGCCGCCTGCGGAGCAGTTTGACGCCTGGCGCCAGCACATGGCTCCGCTGATCGATGTTCGTCAGCCAGACGGGATGTTTCCCGATGATGGCTTTCCTGCAGAGCAGGTTGGATGGCACCTCGGCGATTTGCTCTTCGTCCAACAGCGTACGCCGGGATTTAGCTACGAGCGCTCTCGCGCGATGCTGCGCTCAAGCCCCATCGACCACTGGAGCGTCGGACTGTTCCGCAGCGGTCGGGCATGGACCGAGGTCGATCGCCACGTCGCGGAGACAGGGCCGGGAGAGCTCCTTTTCCGGTCCCTTGGCTACCCATATCGCGGGCGGATGACGGAGTCCGTGGCCGTCCTTCTCTTCATGCCCTTTGAATTGCTGGCGGATGATGCAAGCAAACTTGAAGGTGCCAATAATTCCGTCTTGTCAGGCGGTTTGGCGGGTCTGCTCGTCAACTACATCAATGGCATCGAATCAAACCTCAGCACCATCACCGCACCTGAAGTGCCACGTATCGTGCGCACGATGCGCGACATGATCGTCGCTTGCGCTGCATCGGTGACGCGGCCGGATGCAACAGGCTCTCCGGTAAATATCGGAATGATGGAACGGGCGCACCGGTACATTCACCAAAACCTCCATTCGGGGGATTTGACACCGGATGCCATCTGCCGCGCACTGGGCATTTCCCGCACACGCCTCTACCAGCTTTTCGAGCCGAGTGGCGGCGTCCTCAACTACATTCGCCGCCGCCGGCTTCTGCAGGCCCATGCGGCCCTCAGCGACCCGACCAACAAGCGGCCGATCTCCGAAATCGCCGAAGCCGCCGGTTTTGACGTGGCCGCAAATTTCACGCGGGCCTTCAATCACGAATTCGGCGCAAACCCGCGCGACATCCGCAAGATGGCGGCCACCGAACAGCACGTCGCACCACTTGCTCTTTCCGAGCGCCAAGGTGGGGCGACGATCGGCGACTGGCTCAAATCCATTCAAGGCTGA